The Bacteroidota bacterium genomic sequence TGGCTGCGGTGGTGAAGAACGTAAGGGCAATGGAGCCTGCAGTATACACCACAAAGATAAAGCTCAGGCTAACCCCCATCGTGGCGGCATAGAGGCCAAAAAGTACGGCTGCTACCGGGTAGCTCAGCTTATTGATGCCAAAGCTAAGCACCAAGATAAAGGCCAGCGGCAGTAGCATAACAAAGATGCCCATTCCCGACAGGGTGCCCAGCAGGGTACCGCTTGCATCCCCGCCGTTTGCCGAGATGGTCTGTATGTCTGCCAGCAGCTGCTGACCCAGCAGATAGGCAATCACACCGGTAATGGCAAGGCCTACGGCCATGATGCCCAGCACCCGGCGCAGAAACACATTGACGGTGCTGGTGGAAAGCACAGCGCCTGTGGCCGTGCTCCAGTTATTTCCATAGTAGTTATTCATCTTTTTGAATTAGAGTGGTTTTCGACCCAAATTAAACACAAAAAGGATAGGTTTCGTGCACGGTAGTGCGATATTTTTCGTCCCCGGGGACGCTCGCGCCCGCATCATCTGGCAGCAAAAGCCCTGCCAGCCACAGGCAGCTGCCATTTTGACGCACTTGGTAGCCTGTTCCGGGCACACTATCTTTACGCCTGGCTATGATGTCAGAAAACACCTCCGCCCACACCCCCGGTGCCAGCCCCATCCTGGTGGTGCAGGGCATACACAAGCACTATGGCAAGCTGCCCGTACTGAAGGGGGTAGACCTGGCCCTGCACCCACGCGAGGCAGTAGCCCTGCTGGGGGCCAGTGGGGCGGGCAAGAGTACCCTGCTGCAGATAATGGGTACGCTAGACCGGCCCGATGCGGGGCAGCTGTACTATGCCGGAGCGCCGCTGCATAGCCTAAAAGCCCGGGCGCTAGCACACTTTCGCAATCAGCAGCTGGGCTTTGTGTTTCAGTTTCACCACCTGCTGCCCGAGTTTAGCGCACTGGAAAATGCCAGCATGCCAGCCTACATAGCCGGTACTGCCCGCCGCGAGGCCGAGGCCCGGGCCGAGGCCCTGCTGGTAGAGCTGGGCCTCGGCGAGCGGCTGCACCACAAACCCAGCGAAATGAGTGGCGGAGAACAGCAGCGCACGGCCATAGCCCGCGCCCTGATTAACCAGCCAAAGGTGCTGCTGGCCGATGAACCCACCGGAAACCTGGACACCCCCAATGGCGAAAAGCTGATAAACCTGCTGCTAGACCTGGCCGAGCGCCATGACCTGAGCATACTGATAGCCACCCACAACCATGAGTTTGCCGCCCGCTGCCACCGCCAGGTATACATGCAGGATGGTACCCTGCAGTAGGTAGGCAGGGCAAATACTTAAAAGTGTTTACTTTGCTGCTCCTAAGCAGTCAATGCCATGTCCAAGCTACCGCCCAACCCTTGGTTAAAGCCCATACGGGATGTCTTGCTAACAGGCCTGGCTCTGGTAGGGCTGTACTACGTGCTGGAGGTAGTGGTGTATTTTCTTGCGGCTGCCGCTCTCACCCTGCTGGGCAGGCCTATTCATACCCTGCTGAGGAGTGTAAGGATATCCCGGCGCTGGGGGGTGTCCAGTTCTGCAGCGGCACTCATCACCGTGCTCGGCTTTTTTGCGCTGCTGGCAGGGCTACTGTGGCTAATCGTACCGCCCGTGGTAAGCCAGGTGGTGGCCCTCTCTAACACAGACCCGCACAAGATGGTGGAGGCGCTGCAAGAGCCCCTAAACGCCCTCTACAAGCAGCTAGATAAGTGGGGGCTGGGTAGTGAGGCGAATGAAATCATACACTCGGCCGTGGCCGACCTGCGGGCCAACCTGCTAAACAGTGGCCTGCTGGCCAGCCTGATAGCCCTGGTGGAAGACATAGGCAGCACGCTGATCGGAATCTTCTCCATCGGCTTCATGGCCTTTTTCTTCCTCAAGGAACCCGGTACCCTGGGCCGTATTTTTA encodes the following:
- a CDS encoding ABC transporter ATP-binding protein, with product MMSENTSAHTPGASPILVVQGIHKHYGKLPVLKGVDLALHPREAVALLGASGAGKSTLLQIMGTLDRPDAGQLYYAGAPLHSLKARALAHFRNQQLGFVFQFHHLLPEFSALENASMPAYIAGTARREAEARAEALLVELGLGERLHHKPSEMSGGEQQRTAIARALINQPKVLLADEPTGNLDTPNGEKLINLLLDLAERHDLSILIATHNHEFAARCHRQVYMQDGTLQ
- a CDS encoding AI-2E family transporter — protein: MSKLPPNPWLKPIRDVLLTGLALVGLYYVLEVVVYFLAAAALTLLGRPIHTLLRSVRISRRWGVSSSAAALITVLGFFALLAGLLWLIVPPVVSQVVALSNTDPHKMVEALQEPLNALYKQLDKWGLGSEANEIIHSAVADLRANLLNSGLLASLIALVEDIGSTLIGIFSIGFMAFFFLKEPGTLGRIFITLVPSVFDQRMEEALVKLKTQLRRYFLGLLGQTAIFTTLLTSSLYLLGFRDALLIGLIGGILNLIPYLGPMIGGAFGILLFVAGNITMPFPFLQEGILILIAVFLGCQAVDNLFVSTLIFSNTLKTHPLEIFVVSLVAGILGGVVGMVIAIPCYTAVRVFLKEFMPENRFVKALSS
- a CDS encoding Bax inhibitor-1/YccA family protein; translation: MNNYYGNNWSTATGAVLSTSTVNVFLRRVLGIMAVGLAITGVIAYLLGQQLLADIQTISANGGDASGTLLGTLSGMGIFVMLLPLAFILVLSFGINKLSYPVAAVLFGLYAATMGVSLSFIFVVYTAGSIALTFFTTAAMFGIMSIIGLTTKVDLTKYSSYFMMALIGLVVVGLVNMFVGSSTLGYIYGAAGVIIFSALTAYDMQRIVRESGMYGDDTSLAKKASLMGALSLYLDFVNLFLFLLRFMGSSRE